The segment TTCCGCGCGGTTGCATTCACCCTGACCACCCACGATCAGGGCGGCGTCACCGAAACCGATCTCGACCTGGCAGCCAAGATCCAGGAAATCGCGGATTCGCTCGACGCAGCGCCGCAGCGGATAACGCCGGCGAAGTATGAACTCGCTATTGACGCGGTGGATCCGGACGCCATTCGCGACTTCTGGCGCGCCGGGCTCAACTATGTCGACAAGGTCACCGCGGAAGGGGCCGTCGACCTCGCCGATCCGCTCGGAGTCGGGCCCACAGTCTGGTTTCAGCAGATGGCCGAGCAACGCTCAGACCGCAACCGGGTGCACCTCGACGTCTACGTTCCGACCACACACGCCGAAACCCGGGTCGCCGAGGTGCTCGAGGCCGGTGGCTACCTGGTCACCGACGAGCACGCACCAGACTGGTGGGTGCTCGCCGATGCCGAAGGCAACGAGCTGTGCGTCTGCACGTCGGCGACCTGAGGTTTCGTCAGGAAACCCGGTGCGTCGCTCAGGACACTCGGAACCCGGACTCACTTAAAGCCGCCTCAGGAAACCCGGCGTTCCTCTTCGAGCAACGCGTCCCGCTGCTCACGGCGGATCCGTTGCTCCGCGGGATCCGGCACCGGTACCGCTGACAGCAGCCGCCTGGTGTACGGATGCTGCGGGTTGCTGACGATCTGCTCGGTGGGACCGACCTCGACCAGGCTCCCCTTCTGCATGACCGCGATCCGGCTGGACAGGATCTCGACGACCGCGAGGTCGTGGCTGATGAACAGGCAAGCGAAGCCATGCTCGCGCTGCAGCTGCTGAAACAGCTCGAGAACCCTTGCCTGCACCGACACATCGAGTGCCGATGTCGGCTCGTCCGCCACCAGCAGCTTTGGTTCCAGCGATAGCGCACGGGCAATGCCGATCCGCTGCCGCTGACCACCGGATAGCTCGTGCGGATAGCGATTCCGCATTGAGCGCGGCAGTTCAACGCTGTCCAGCAGAGCTTCCACCCGTTTGCTGAGCTCGGCGCCTTTCATGCCCTCGTGCAGGTACAGCGGCTCACCGATCGACTCGCCGACCGGCAGCCGCGGATTCAGCGACGATCCAGGATCCTGAAACACGATCCCGATATCCTGGCGGAACGGGCGCAGGTCCTTCGGTTTAGCGTTGGTGATATCCCGGCCGGCAACACTGAGCCGGCCTTCAACGACGGGCAACAAGCCCACCGCGGCCCGGCCGATTGTGGTCTTGCCCGAGCCGGACTCCCCCACCAGGCCGACGACCTCGCCCGGATTGATCCGCAGATCGATGTCTGTCGCGGCACGGAAGGCAGGCCTGCGGCCGACCTTCGGATATTCGATGGACACGTTTTCCAGATGTAGGGCCGGGGTTACTGTCTCGTCGACGCCGGCCTGATGACCGGACGCGGAGACTGCCGCGGCCTCGGATCCTTCATCGCCACGCGACGTCGCACCGGTGACGCCGGCGGCGCCGCCCTCGATCCGGGAACCAAGGTGCGGGACAGCGCTCAGCAGCTGGCGGGTGTACTCGTGCTGCGGATTGCCGAAGATCTGCTCGGCGGTGCCCTGCTCGACGACTCGGCCTTGTTTCATCACCAGCATCCGGTCCGCCATATCGGCGACAACACCCATATCGTGGGTAATCAGGATGATGGCAGCGTCGACCCGTTCACGCAGATCCCGCATCAGCTTGAGGATTTCCGCCTGAACGGTCACGTCGAGCGCCGTTGTCGGCTCGTCGGCGATCAACAGCTTCGGATCACAGGCCAGTGCCTGGGCGATCATGATGCGCTGACGCTGACCACCGGACAGTTGGTGCGGGAAGGAGTTGAACCGAACCTCGGGTTCCGGG is part of the Saxibacter everestensis genome and harbors:
- a CDS encoding VOC family protein, translated to MQASSAPVVLSPGDTSATLESSAFTHLAGSLYARYLAPDFVTAAKLVSQVADIAEGLNHHPDIEWKFRAVAFTLTTHDQGGVTETDLDLAAKIQEIADSLDAAPQRITPAKYELAIDAVDPDAIRDFWRAGLNYVDKVTAEGAVDLADPLGVGPTVWFQQMAEQRSDRNRVHLDVYVPTTHAETRVAEVLEAGGYLVTDEHAPDWWVLADAEGNELCVCTSAT
- a CDS encoding ABC transporter ATP-binding protein, which translates into the protein MTDQNAAEKAVPDSPVAKGEPILEVRDLGVNFWVSGEWFPAAVDLNYELRAGEVLAIVGESGSGKSQSSMSLIGLLPPNGRATGSAKLKGQELIGLTGSKLRNIRGNEISVIFQEPMTALNPVYTVGFQIVETLRTHFIMGPAKAKERALELMRLVEIPEPEVRFNSFPHQLSGGQRQRIMIAQALACDPKLLIADEPTTALDVTVQAEILKLMRDLRERVDAAIILITHDMGVVADMADRMLVMKQGRVVEQGTAEQIFGNPQHEYTRQLLSAVPHLGSRIEGGAAGVTGATSRGDEGSEAAAVSASGHQAGVDETVTPALHLENVSIEYPKVGRRPAFRAATDIDLRINPGEVVGLVGESGSGKTTIGRAAVGLLPVVEGRLSVAGRDITNAKPKDLRPFRQDIGIVFQDPGSSLNPRLPVGESIGEPLYLHEGMKGAELSKRVEALLDSVELPRSMRNRYPHELSGGQRQRIGIARALSLEPKLLVADEPTSALDVSVQARVLELFQQLQREHGFACLFISHDLAVVEILSSRIAVMQKGSLVEVGPTEQIVSNPQHPYTRRLLSAVPVPDPAEQRIRREQRDALLEEERRVS